In Silene latifolia isolate original U9 population chromosome X, ASM4854445v1, whole genome shotgun sequence, the following proteins share a genomic window:
- the LOC141620203 gene encoding uncharacterized protein LOC141620203: MEYKPSANSSWVWRRICRVKQDIAHGFVDGQWVIQPAGHTPTGCYEWLRDNRPTVPWHKVIWSVWVVPKQQFLGWLVAQEALNTLDKLVQYGMQVDDKCLLCGQSEETMSHLFFVCQYSRRILRVIQQLTDCQLPQTNSITWYVTREGSKTQQGVQTALVFGAMYNVWFQRNKSRVDRVVMRPKWVANEIIQAVKSRIRGRENLRLNVYDIDWLHQSNLM; the protein is encoded by the coding sequence ATGGAATACAAACCTTCTGCAAATTCAAGCTGGGTatggaggaggatttgtagagtTAAGCAGGACATAGCTCATGGGTTTGTGGATGGACAGTGGGTGATCCAACCAGCTGGGCACACCCCCACAGGGTGCTATGAGTGGCTCAGGGATAACAGACCAACTGTTCCATGGCATAAGGTGATCTGGAGTGTCTGGGTTGTACCTAAGCAACAGTTTCTGGGGTGGTTAGTAGCCCAGGAAGCATTAAACACTCTTGATAAGTTGGTTCAGTATGGAATGCAGGTTGATGATAAATGTTTACTGTGTGGACAGTCAGAGGAGACCATGTCTCATCTATTCTTTGTTTGTCAGTATAGTAGGAGGATACTCAGGGTAATTCAACAGCTAACCGACTGTCAACTGCCGCAGACAAACAGTATCACTTGGTATGTTACCAGGGAAGGCTCTAAAACCCAACAAGGTGTTCAGACAGCTTTAGTCTTTGGAGCAATGTACAATGTCTGGTTTCAGAGGAACAAGAGCAGAGTGGATAGGGTGGTGATGCGTCCAAAATGGGTTGCAAATGAGATAATCCAGGCTGTGAAGAGTCGGATCAGAGGACGAGAGAATTTGAGATTAAATGTGTATGATATAGATTGGCTCCACCAGTCTAATCTAATGTAG